Proteins co-encoded in one Aspergillus fumigatus Af293 chromosome 6, whole genome shotgun sequence genomic window:
- a CDS encoding Zn(II)2Cys6 transcription factor domain-containing protein, which translates to MATDGHSDRSTRRRIRARHTKSRKGCFTCKGRRVKCDEIKPTCGNCALRGEPCDWPAETDSQGHCTPRPQTDSLRAKAPKDQSKRWAPHPDTASPRPLQFDIASDAAGGRSTPLPGELNMVDLQLYSQFMLHTSKHMTLNLRRQHIWQTVIPRFAMRSEALMHLLLALAGLDYAAAGTADEHLGLVSPDIQSQPSPAHGDHDHRHRHNDTLDATYLRIIIEHHQRGLEAFRTELANLSSANLHLVFAGSMLLVAFALASLRIRNLNDAHLQPRQPRLDWIFLIHGLCTVIKHNWPAVRMGPLRAMTQYGYANDDWRMCPRDALCSVASMRRGCSPRLVAFCRGADEALTQLVGSHASLAAREGRALAEQKAALELLEGMYMRTLYVVHFSDEARESPRDVQADLEDAALMAWAEFLPDGFLDTLAGGGVGATLSYVILAYFHLLFSLFESVWYVQGGFDGEIVQIQALVEMSGEGELMSLMQWPVAVIAVNHDHRGSSV; encoded by the exons ATGGCAACAGACGGCCACTCCGATAGAAGCACTCGTAGAAGAATACGAGCTAGACACACCAAGTCGCGCAAAGGGTGCTTTACCTGCAAGGGTCGCCGAGTCAAG TGTGATGAAATCAAACCCACATGCGGGAACTGTGCCTTGAGAGGAGAACCCTGTGACTGGCCCGCCGAAACTGACTCGCAGGGGCATTGTACGCCGCGGCCACAGACTGACTCCCTCCGTGCGAAAGCACCCAAGGATCAATCTAAGCGCTGGGCACCGCATCCAGACACAGCGTCACCACGCCCGCTGCAGTTTGATATCGCATCAGATGCCGCCGGTGGCCGCTCGACTCCCCTCCCCGGGGAGTTGAACATGGTTGATCTGCAACTCTACTCGCAATTCATGCTGCACACCTCCAAGCACATGACGCTGAACTTGCGCCGGCAACACATCTGGCAAACCGTCATCCCCCGCTTCGCCATGCGGAGCGAGGCCCTCAtgcatctcctcctggccCTGGCGGGGCTGGACTACGCCGCGGCTGGGACGGCCGATGAGCATTTAGGACTCGTATCTCCAGACATACAGAGCCAGCCCTCGCCAGCCCACGGCGACCACGACCACCGCCACCGCCACAACGACACCCTGGACGCCACGTATCTTCGGATCATTATCGAGCACCACCAACGCGGCCTGGAAGCGTTCAGGACGGAGCTGGCCAACCTGTCCAGCGCGAATCTCCATCTCGTGTTCGCCGGCTCGATGTTGCTGGTCGCGTTCGCGCTCGCGTCCCTGCGCATCCGGAACCTGAACGACGCGCACTTGCAGCCTCGCCAGCCCCGTCTCGACTGGATCTTTCTCATCCATGGCCTGTGCACCGTCATCAAGCACAACTGGCCGGCGGTGCGCATGGGCCCGCTGCGAGCCATGACGCAGTACGGCTACGCGAACGACGACTGGCGAATGTGTCCGCGGGACGCGCTTTGCTCCGTGGCGTCCATGCGTCGCGGGTGCTCACCGCGCCTGGTTGCGTTCTGCCGCGGCGCGGATGAGGCCTTGACGCAGCTGGTGGGATCCCATGCGTCCTTGGCCGCCCGGGAGGGGCGGGCCCTGGCGGAGCAGAAGGCCGCCCTCGAGCTCCTGGAGGGTATGTACATGCGGACGCTGTACGTGGTGCACTTTTCGGACGAGGCGCGCGAGTCGCCGCGGGATGTGCAGGcggatctggaagacgcgGCGCTCATGGCGTGGGCGGAGTTTCTGCCCGACGGATTCTTAGATACTCTGGCTGGCGGCGGAGTGGGTGCGACGCTGTCGTATGTCATTCTGGCGTACtttcatcttctcttctcgctgTTTGAGTCGGTTTGGTATGTTCAGGGCGGGTTTGACGGGGAGATTGTGCAGATCCAAGCGTTGGTGGAGATGTCGGGCGAGGGCGAGTTGATGTCGCTGATGCAGTGGCCGGTGGCTGTTATCGCTGTCAATCATGATCATCGCGGTTCATCCGTATAA
- a CDS encoding NAD(P)-dependent alcohol dehydrogenase, translating into MELPSTMKAWLYSNTTGGLENNLELSTSARTPGPPGHSQLLIKVISASINPADYKVPEMRIVPRFFVSYPATPGMDFCGQVVAAGPGATAFQPGQLVYGTTAAPAQFGSLGEYLLCKTEHVALLPDGVAPDHAATVGVAAQTAYQSIAPYVSAGDRVFINGGSGGCGIFAIQIAKALGCSVTTTCSTRNVPFCKELGADEVIDYTQDDVLAVLRARGPVYAHAVDHIGLPEALYSQSHMFLLPGKAFVQVGALSMLTFVRRVVWPGFLGGGRRKYVIFMMKSNQRDIATLGEWMQQGKLRVEVDSTYELEDAVKAFEKLRSGRARGKIIIHVSTESS; encoded by the coding sequence ATGGAGCTCCCCTCGACCATGAAAGCCTGGCTTTACTCCAACACCACCGGCGGCCTCGAGAACAACCTCGAGCTGAGCACCTCCGCCCGCACCCCCGGCCCACCAGGCCACAGCCAACTGCTGATCAAAGTCATCTCAGCCTCCATCAACCCGGCCGACTACAAAGTCCCCGAAATGCGCATCGTCCCGCGGTTTTTTGTGTCCTATCCCGCCACCCCGGGAATGGACTTTTGCGGACAGGTCGTCGCCGCCGGCCCCGGCGCCACCGCCTTCCAACCGGGCCAACTGGTCTACGGCACGACGGCGGCGCCTGCGCAGTTCGGCTCGCTGGGCGAGTACCTGCTCTGCAAGACGGAGCACGTCGCTCTCCTGCCGGACGGGGTCGCACCCGACCACGCGGCCACCGTCGGGGTCGCCGCGCAGACGGCGTACCAGTCTATCGCGCCGTACGTCTCGGCGGGGGATCGGGTGTTCATCAACGGGGGTTCGGGCGGGTGCGGGATCTTCGCGATCCAGATTGCCAAGGCGCTGGGGTGTAGCGTCACGACGACGTGTTCGACGCGCAATGTGCCGTTCTGCAAGGAGCTGGGGGCCGATGAGGTCATCGACTACACCCAGGACGATGTGCTGGCGGTACTCCGCGCCCGGGGCCCGGTGTATGCGCACGCCGTCGACCATATTGGGCTGCCCGAGGCGCTGTACTCGCAGTCGCATATGTTCTTGCTTCCGGGGAAGGCGTTTGTGCAGGTTGGTGCGCTGTCGATGCTGACGTTTGTGCGGCGGGTGGTGTGGCCGGGGTTTTTGGGCGGTGGGCGGAGGAAGTATGTGATCTTTATGATGAAGAGTAATCAGCGGGATATCGCGACGCTGGGGGAGTGGATGCAGCAGGGGAAGCTGCGCGTGGAGGTCGACAGCACGTATGAGTTGGAGGATGCGGTCAAGGCGTTTGAGAAGTTGCGTTCGGGGAGGGCCCGAGGGAAGATTATCATTCATGTTTCTACTGAGTCCAGCTGA
- a CDS encoding putative zinc metallopeptidase: MQMRAPTSLNGLIERYRPDLTPFEETYRQIHRSPELSGHEEQTSTIAASHLQGLGFDVHTHIGGYGLAGVLRNGPGPTVLLRADMDALPVEEKTGLPYASTKTATGPDGETVPVMHACGHDSHVVGLLAGASLLQAAREHWSGTLICLFQPAEEHVRGARAMIEDGLYDKVPQPDVVLAQHLVRMKAGTVSVRAGRLLTAADAIDVRVYGRGGHGSAPQSCIDPIVIGAAIVTRLQSIVSREVTPGELAVVTCGSIHAGHKANIIPDQLDLKLSVRTYDADTRARVIAGIKRIVEAECAAAGAVETPSVDIVSSTPATINDEATVRALQETFGAYFGENLVDSEPIAASEDFSLLATAVGAPYVMWTYGGVDDKTWADAVARGTVNELPSNHSPFFAPCIQPTLRTAVDAMSLGALTFLRQ; this comes from the exons ATGCAGATGAGAG CTCCCACCAGCCTCAACGGCCTCATTGAAAGATACCGGCCAGACTTAACCCCCTTCGAAGAAACCTACCGACAAATCCACCGCTCCCCCGAACTCTCCGGCCACGAAGAGCAAACCTCCACCATTGCCGCCTCCCACCTGCAAGGCCTCGGTTTCGACGTCCACACACACATCGGCGGGTATGGCCTCGCAGGGGTTCTACGCAACGGGCCCGGCCCCACCGTTCTCCTCCGCGCAGACATGGACGCCCTCCCCGTGGAAGAGAAAACCGGCCTGCCCTACGCAAGCACCAAAACCGCCACCGGCCCGGACGGCGAGACCGTCCCTGTGATGCACGCCTGCGGGCACGATAGCCACGTCGTGGGTCTCCTGGCCGGCGCGAGCCTGCTGCAGGCCGCGCGGGAGCATTGGTCCGGAACACTGATCTGTCTCTTCCAGCCGGCGGAGGAGCATGTCCGCGGGGCGCGGGCGATGATCGAGGACGGGCTGTACGACAAAGTGCCCCAGCCGGATGTGGTGCTGGCGCAGCATCTGGTGCGGATGAAGGCGGGGACGGTGAGTGTGCGGGCGGGGCGGTTGCTGACGGCGGCGGATGCGATCGATGTGCGCGTGTATGGGCGTGGGGGCCACGGCTCGGCGCCGCAGTCCTGCATCGATCCGATTGTGATTGGGGCGGCCATTGTGACGAGGCTGCAGAGTATTGTGAGTCGGGAGGTGACGCCGGGCGAGTTGGCGGTGGTCACCTGCGGCAGTATCCATGCCGGCCACAAGGCGAATATCATTCCGGATCAGTTGGATTTGAAGCTCAGCGTGCGGACGTATGATGCCGACACTCGCGCGAGAGTCATCGCGGGCATTAAGCGCATCGTCGAGGCGGAATGTGCGGCGGCGGGTGCCGTGGAGACGCCGTCGGTTGACATTGTGTCTTCCACCCCGGCGACCATCAACGACGAGGCGACGGTGCGTGCGCTCCAGGAGACCTTTGGCGCCTACTTCGGCGAGAACCTGGTGGACTCGGAGCCTATCGCAGCGAGCGAGGATTTCTCCCTGCTCGCGACGGCCGTCGGGGCGCCCTACGTGATGTGGACGTATGGCGGCGTCGACGACAAGACATGGGCGGACGCCGTGGCCAGGGGGACGGTGAACGAGCTGCCGAGTAACCATTCGCCGTTCTTTGCGCCGTGTATCCAGCCGACTCTGCGGACAGCCGTGGATGCGATGAGCCTGGGGGCGCTGACCTTTCTCCGGCAATAG
- the nrps9 gene encoding putative nonribosomal peptide synthase: protein MPRSTPVASEQVDFVMKLLGNTTKQITTATYIKLAWAVVISCNTGSNDTVFGITVNGRGAPIDGAGEMTGATIATIPQHGCILRVWSLPRMPAGMISRERVQRLLQHLELVLQDLMADPSCKVGDLPRMSRQEWDQIQRWSGTLPPVSRQCVHEIVNQRSLQFPNACAVSAPDGDLSYAELIRSANAVAAELLVHGVERGNYIPVLFEKCKWSPVAMLGVLKAGAAFVLLDSSYPPQRLHTICGGLKTQIILCSKDMYARAASLGPTAIAIHENAAFLADIPDVTFPVVSPENAAYVVFTSGSTGTPKGAVIDHQSYCSGALAHNRAHVLGRNSRVLQYASYAFDVSIMETLSTLMAGGCVCILSDLERHDHFANSVQRLAVTHAFLTPSTARLLMQRELPSLCVLVLGGEAMSLADRSYWMSRVRLMNEYGIAECSVASTIREVSHVEQKDIGFPMGVVAWVVDQNDHEKLVAIGATGELLLEGPSPPVGRSSSNRAGSGRCAMGSQAGSYKTGDLVRYNEDGSLSFISRKDSQIKIRGQRFELEEVEQHLRRIDEIQEATTVVAAPSDRPKQPYLVAFIVPRARESFCVCSARALIPHPTEEFRLQAATIQTKLHSILPAHMVPAIYLPVNRMPKTSSDKIDRCRLKEEVGKWSWSDLRAYSVSSMSHRAPSNRVEQDLQRVWEQILGILLDSVGVEDSFFHLGGDSIIAMQVVAEARSRGLDHSVQDINQLKTIKAIANKIGDVQRAAIKLVQNHAMLRARYVRQKDGAWKQFFTGYTEQCFRFSVHQVKSAQEMRQIIGESQTSLNPEHGPVFTVDLFHHGGEQSLLMIGHHLVLDLVSWRIILADMEAMILDPQHQPHLTMSFQTWAHLQAEYGTRHLEPPPGQQPCSIDEPSMRQFWGAENNANTGGDSKTRLIRMNDDLTRKLFGPSSQALDVEPVELLHAAILFSFVNTFPQRPALVIFGEAHGRETWDSSVDVTRTIGWFTTLWPVVAQVNPSDSLETVARTVRQARRAMDMHGWTHFTSVYHNTRQTKRSAGAHLMEITFNYAGKFQQVEQDGSLFRMEPMAKQNLFDGAAELGRWAMLEINSVILNGLLEFHVPYNRGTDEARVLTPWMDNLVKCLEGLASGFA from the exons ATGCCGAGGTCGACACCGGTGGCTAGCGAACAGGTCGACTTTGTAATGAAGCTTCTCGGGAACACAACCAAGCAGATCACTACGGCAACTTACATCAAGCTGGCATGGGCTGTCGTCATTTCCTGCAACACTGGCAGCAATGACACTGTCTTTGGCATTACAGTCAATGGCCGAGGTGCTCCTATCGACGGGGCCGGTGAGATGACCGGTGCAACCATCGCCACCATCCCACAGC ACGGGTGCATTCTCCGCGTCTGGTCTCTCCCTCGAATGCCAGCTGGCATGATCAGTCGGGAGCGCGTGCAACGGCTGCTGCAGCACCTCGAACTTGTCTTGCAAGACCTCATGGCCGATCCCTCATGCAAAGTCGGCGATTTGCCTCGGATGAGTCGGCAAGAGTGGGATCAGATACAGCGATGGAGTGGCACTCTGCCACCAGTCTCGAGGCAGTGCGTGCATGAAATTGTCAACCAACGTTCTCTGCAGTTTCCCAATGCATGTGCGGTGTCTGCTCCCGACGGGGATCTCTCCTACGCCGAGCTGATACGTTCTGCTAACGCCGTGGCGGCTGAACTACTTGTCCACGGGGTCGAACGGGGCAATTATATCCCCGTGTTGTTCGAGAAGTGCAAGTGGTCGCCAGTGGCTATGTTGGGGGTTCTGAAAGCAGGCGCCGCATTTGTCCTCCTTGACTCTTCCTACCCTCCCCAGCGTCTCCATACCATCTGCGGAGGCTTGAAGACCCAAATCATACTATGCTCAAAGGATATGTATGCAAGAGCAGCCTCGCTCGGCCCCACGGCCATAGCCATTCACGAGAATGCCGCATTCCTGGCGGATATTCCCGACGTCACTTTCCCCGTTGTCAGCCCCGAAAACGCAGCATACGTGGTATTCACATCCGGGTCAACAGGTACCCCAAAAGGCGCTGTTATTGACCATCAATCATATTGTTCCGGCGCTCTAGCCCACAACCGCGCCCATGTCCTTGGTCGCAACTCGAGAGTGCTACAGTATGCTTCCTACGCCTTCGACGTCAGCATTATGGAGACGCTCAGCACACTTATGGCGGGCGGGTGTGTCTGCATACTCTCCGACTTGGAGCGTCATGACCACTTTGCCAATTCTGTTCAGAGGTTGGCCGTCACCCATGCATTTCTGACTCCTTCTACCGCCCGACTGCTCATGCAGCGAGAGCTCCCGTCGTTGTGCGTGCTCGTCCTGGGTGGCGAGGCAATGTCACTGGCTGACCGCAGCTACTGGATGAGCCGGGTTCGGTTGATGAACGAATACGGTATTGCAGAATGTTCCGTGGCATCTACCATCAGGGAGGTCTCGCATGTCGAGCAAAAGGATATTGGCTTCCCGATGGGCGTCGTGGCCTGGGTTGTCGATCAGAACGACCACGAGAAACTAGTGGCCATTGGCGCAACTGGGGAGCTCTTGCTTGAAGGGCCCTCG CCACCTGTCGGGCGTTCATCGAGCAACCGGGCTGGCTCCGGGCGGTGCGCAATGGGAAGCCAAGCCGGGTCTTACAAAACCGGCGACCTGGTCCGGTACAACGAGGATGGCTCATTGAGTTTCATAAGTCGGAAGGACTCGCAGATTAAGATCCGCGGGCAGAGGTTCgagttggaggaggttgagCAGCACCTCCGCCGGATCGATGAGATCCAGGAAGCAACGACAGTCGTTGCCGCGCCTTCGGATAGGCCGAAGCAGCCATATCTGGTGGCGTTCATCGTCCCACGAGCCCGCGAATCCTTCTGTGTCTGCTCTGCAAGGGCACTCATTCCGCATCCTACAGAAGAATTCCGCCTCCAGGCGGCAACCATTCAAACCAAACTGCACTCGATCCTCCCAGCCCACATGGTGCCGGCAATCTATCTTCCAGTGAACCGAATGCCAAAGACAAGCAGCGATAAGATTGACCGTTGCCGACTGAAGGAGGAAGTGGGGAAATGGTCTTGGTCTGATCTGCGGGCGTACAGTGTCTCGAGCATGTCCCACCGGGCTCCCTCCAACCGCGTCGAGCAAGATTTGCAGCGGGTGTGGGAGCAGATCCTGGGGATCCTTCTGGACAGCGTTGGCGTTGAGGACAGCTTCTTCCACCTTGGAGGAGACTCCATAATTGCCATGCAAGTCGTTGCCGAGGCGCGCTCCCGTGGCCTGGATCACTCCGTCCAGGACATCAATCAACTCAAAACTATCAAAGCCATTGCCAACAAGATCGG CGATGTACAGAGGGCAGCAATCAAGTTGGTCCAAAACCACGCAATGCTACGGGCTCGGTATGTCCGGCAGAAGGACGGAGCGTGGAAGCAGTTCTTCACGGGCTACACCGAGCAATGCTTTCGTTTCAGCGTGCATCAGGTCAAATCCGCACAAGAGATGCGCCAGATAATCGGCGAAAGTCAGACCTCGCTGAACCCGGAACATGGCCCAGTCTTTACTGTGGATCTATTCCACCATGGCGGAGAGCAGTCCCTTCTCATGATTGGGCATCACTTggtccttgatcttgtctcGTGGCGGATTATCCTGGCTGATATGGAGGCGATGATTCTTGACCCTCAACACCAGCCCCATCTCACAATGTCTTTCCAAACATGGGCTCATCTGCAGGCCGAGTACGGCACACGTCATCTGGAACCGCCACCCGGTCAGCAGCCCTGCAGTATCGACGAGCCCTCCATGCGACAGTTCTGGGGGGCGGAGAACAACGCAAACACAGGGGGAGACTCCAAGACCAGGTTGATCCGTATGAACGACGACCTCACGAGGAAGCTCTTTGGCCCATCCAGCCAGGCTCTGGACGTCGAACCGGTTGAGCTCCTCCATGCAgccatcctcttctctttcgtAAACACCTTTCCCCAGCGCCCTGctctcgtcatcttcggcgAAGCTCACGGCCGCGAAACGTGGGATTCCTCCGTCGACGTCACCCGCACGATTGGCTGGTTCACCACCCTCTGGCCTGTGGTCGCACAGGTAAACCCGTCCGACAGTCTCGAGACGGTTGCACGGACCGTGCGGCAAGCTCGACGGGCGATGGACATGCACGGGTGGACGCATTTCACATCAGTATACCACAACACTCGGCAGACGAAACGCAGCGCCGGAGCGCACTTGATGGAGATTACCTTCAACTACGCGGGAAAGTTCCAGCAGGTCGAGCAGGACGGTTCTCTTTTCCGCATGGAGCCGATGGCCAAGCAAAATCTGTTTGATGGCGCGGCCGAGTTGGGCCGATGGGCCATGCTCGAGATCAATTCGGTTATCCTTAACGGCCTGTTGGAGTTTCATGTCCCCTATAACCGCGGGACGGATGAGGCGAGGGTTCTGACTCCGTGGATGGATAACCTGGTGAAATGCCTTGAAGGTCTCGCCAGCGGTTTCGCTTAG
- the gliZ gene encoding Zn(II)2Cys6 domain-containing transcription factor gliZ → MATAMQDVSPSFTSSPTSTMTTISTTTAATAAAAPKPDKPRKLRSACDACHRSKTRCSGGNPCTRCHEYMSPCTYSYSSRCGKPKGARSRKTLEREQRVAAAAESARIAGNPSALASLPATSTCTSTATTAAAAAAATTTTTIATTTAPSQGPAVDSAAAAAAATTSTVASPRADDCLGLFDDDEESNPFFSSGSENTGGTSFSPDWIPPLPSISDSDLSFPLLESCLGPDHDCNDSLFWSTTAEPDCQPTSKEPLDPRSKLLRSCKCLQTLSSLTARDIRRFDATFVFVRNYARAFSAFYHCSHCPKDAGSISMAVTALQLATTALEKTATAGTDAAGFKSGCSGMTAADLDEDLLTPGAEFFLPANGRGASNPAFQLGSYQIAPLPGEPDLEEHSEILNILIRSAVRRLLAVCWQIWDLLRGPASRDGRGHVFEPYDPSSSSSSSSSSFSSGPEIHQLCDLSCSAEAAQFRSTLVQIPARLCNLLAL, encoded by the coding sequence ATGGCGACAGCTATGCAGGATGTGTCGCCATCTTTTACCTCGTCCCCGACATCCACAATGACCACCAtatctactactactgctgctactgctgctgctgcaccCAAGCCAGACAAGCCTCGCAAGCTACGGTCAGCCTGTGATGCCTGTCACCGGTCCAAGACGCGATGTTCCGGGGGCAATCCCTGTACCCGATGCCACGAGTACATGAGCCCCTGCACCTACAGCTATTCCTCGCGCTGCGGCAAACCCAAGGGGGCCCGGAGTCGCAAGACTCTGGAGCGGGAGCAGCGGGtggcagcggctgcagaATCCGCTCGGATAGCAGGAAATCCCTCCGCCCTAGCCTCACTCCCGGCTACATCGACATGTACATctacagcaacaacagcagcagcagcagcagcagcaacaacaacaacaacaatagCAACAACCACAGCTCCCTCCCAGGGTCCAGCTGTGGACAGCgcggctgccgctgccgctgccaCCACATCAACCGTCGCGTCTCCTCGCGCGGACGACTGCCTCGGTCTGTtcgacgacgatgaggaatCGAACCCGTTTTTCTCCAGCGGTAGCGAGAATACCGGGGGGACTTCGTTTTCCCCGGACTGGATCCCTCCTCTGCCGTCCATCTCCGATTCCGACCTTTCTTTCCCGTTATTAGAGTCCTGTTTAGGGCCGGACCATGACTGCAACGACTCCCTTTTCTGGAGCACCACCGCCGAGCCGGACTGCCAGCCGACGAGCAAGGAGCCGCTGGATCCTCGATCCAAGCTGCTGCGCTCCTGCAAATGCCTCCAGACCCTCAGCAGCCTAACCGCTCGAGATATCCGCCGATTTGATGCCACCTTTGTCTTTGTGCGGAACTATGCGCGCGCATTTTCCGCCTTCTACCACTGTTCCCACTGTCCGAAAGATGCCGGCAGTATTAGCATGGCCGTGACCGCGCTGCAGCTGGCCACGACCGCGCTGGAAAAGACCGCCACCGCCGGGACCGACGCGGCTGGATTCAAGTCGGGCTGCTCAGGGATGACCGCCGCGGACTTGGACGAGGACCTCCTCACGCCAGGCGCCGAGTTTTTCCTGCCCGCGAACGGCAGGGGTGCCTCCAATCCGGCCTTCCAGCTGGGCAGCTACCAGATCGCCCCGCTCCCGGGAGAGCCCGATCTGGAGGAACACAGCGAGATATTAAACATCTTGATTCGGTCCGCGGTGCGCCGCCTACTGGCGGTCTGCTGGCAGATCTGGGATCTGCTCCGGGGCCCGGCTTCCCGCGACGGCCGCGGGCATGTCTTTGAACCCTATGatccgtcctcctcctcctcctcctcttcctcctccttctcatccGGTCCCGAAATCCACCAACTCTGTGATCTTTCCTGCTCGGCGGAAGCAGCCCAGTTTCGGAGTACGCTGGTCCAGATACCGGCTCGATTGTGCAACCTACTGGCGCTGTAG
- the gliI gene encoding aminotransferase gliI, protein MPSETITPLLAHRARTNIQWFTHKHMRQVSRLNAKQHRVNMMTAENWSIRDELVDQYKTLFAQHLSPRHLSYADGMGGDAELLQAAADFFNRVFAAHSRVQPAHLVVGAGCSSLLENLLYDICEPGEGVLIETPFWGGFETSFVLRSNVTAVHVRPPCHGNGSADLDRLVSAYIEAYERALRQAPCRIKAILVCNPHNPCGHIYPPRVIQALLQFAQRHDLFYISDEIYALSTLDEQTAFTSVLSIDVAALGVDLARVFTLYSISKDLGSSGLRLGFGITQAHPDLRLSLAISNHSRVSTFTSLVITALLHDPEAATAILHQNRAALQRSAKLISDFLAFHQIPFVPPAAGVYVWARLGWRSSSRPGDEPSWDEEARLNDRFEAAGVSVGAGQGYCASEPGWFRITFAIPREELVAGLRRIEQVVGMEGQKWTAI, encoded by the exons ATGCCATCCGAGACGATCACTCCTTTGCTAGCGCATCGTGCTCGCACAAACATCCAGTGGTTCACCCACAAGCACATGCGGCAGGTGTCTCGGCTGAATGCCAAACAGCATCGAGTCAACATGATGACGGCGGAGAACTGGTCCATCCGAGACGAGCTCGTCGACCAGTACAAGACCCTCTTCGCCCAACATCTCTCTCCGCGCCATCTGTCCTATGCAGATGGCATGGGTGGTGACgcagagctgctgcaggccGCGGCGGACTTCTTCAACCGGGTGTTTGCCGCGCATAGCCGTGTGCAGCCGGCCCACCTCGTCGTCGGGGCTGGATGCAGCTCGTTGCTGGAGAATCTGCTGTATGACATCTGCGAGCCGGGGGAGGGCGTGTTGATCGAGACGCCGTTCTGGG GGGGCTTCGAGACGAGCTTCGTCCTGCGCTCCAACGTCACCGCTGTTCATGTGAGGCCTCCGTGTCATGGCAATGGATCCGCAGATCTGGATCGTCTCGTGTCGGCGTATATTGAAGCGTACGAACGGGCTCTGCGTCAGGCCCCCTGCCgcatcaaggccatcctcgTGTGTAACCCGCACAATCCATGCGGGCACATCTACCCACCGAGAGTAATCCAGGCCTTGCTTCAATTCGCCCAACGGCATGATCTATTCTACATCTCCGATGAGATCTACGCCCTCTCCACGCTGGATGAGCAAACCGCCTTCACCTCGGTCCTGAGCATCGATGTAGCCGCCCTGGGTGTAGACCTGGCGCGCGTATTCACCCTGTACAGTATCAGCAAAGACCTCGGCAGTAGCGGATTGCGACTG GGCTTCGGCATCACCCAAGCACATCCCGACCTGCGTCTCTCCCTCGCCATCTCGAACCATTCCCGCGTCTCGACATTCACCTCGCTGGTCATCACCGCTCTCCTGCACGACCCGGAAGCCGCCACGGCAATCCTGCACCAGAATCGAGCCGCTCTGCAGCGCAGCGCCAAGCTCATCAGCGACTTTCTCGCCTTCCACCAGATTCCCTTTGTGCCGCCGGCCGCCGGAGTATACGTCTGGGCGCGGCTCGGATGGAGATCGTCGTCCCGGCCGGGTGATGAGCCCAGCTGGGACGAGGAGGCCCGTCTGAACGATCGATTCGAGGCGGCGGGTGTGTCGGTCGGTGCGGGACAGGGGTATTGTGCTAGCGAGCCGGGCTGGTTCCGGATCACCTTTGCAATCCCGCGCGAGGAGCTTGTGGCAGGGCTGCGGCGGATTGAACAGGTGGTGGGGATGGAGGGGCAGAAATGGACGGCTATCTAG